The following coding sequences are from one Salvia hispanica cultivar TCC Black 2014 chromosome 3, UniMelb_Shisp_WGS_1.0, whole genome shotgun sequence window:
- the LOC125212878 gene encoding uncharacterized protein LOC125212878 has translation MALNLGSASTALRPRLLISPKISRHKIGLKLHHTPSPSCLKSAAALSEGTESKLAEEEDSPTFSGSSSTSARIQMDLLDQLTSGGGASAQGYESDGGPTIREQLANLVGDRDDDFTIPLGKNLKKVTAKFLTTSQKRNIRRQSYLNEVSRRNDSVFFATIGAFVILPPIVILGIAIATGYVQLFP, from the exons ATGGCGCTGAATCTTGGAAGTGCTTCCACTGCTCTCCGTCCAAGACTCTTAATTTCTCCCAAGATTTCAAGGCATAAAATTGGGCTGAAGCTCCACCACACTCCCTCTCCATCTTGTCTGAAGTCGGCGGCTGCGCTGTCTGAAGGAACTGAGAGCAAACTTGCGGAGGAAGAAGACTCACCTACTTTTTCTG GGTCGTCATCGACTTCAGCTCGGATTCAGATGGATCTGTTGGATCAACTCACATCTGGTGGAGGAGCCTCTGCCCAAGGCTATGAGAGTGATGGTGGACCGACCATACGCGAACAGCTTGCTAATTTGGTTGGAGACCGCGATGACGATTTCACTATCCCATTAGGTAAAAATCTGAAGAAGGTGACTGCCAAGTTCCTAACCACATCACAAAAGAGAAACATTAGGAGGCAGAGTTATCTGAACGAAGTATCTCGGAGGAATGACTCAGTCTTCTTTGCCACTATTGGTGCCTTCGTTATCCTCCCGCCTATTGTCATTTTAGGAATAGCAATTGCAACAGGTTATGTGCAACTTTTCCCATAA
- the LOC125212312 gene encoding probable amino acid permease 7, with protein sequence MVEFEDKDKLSDALLRDVESSSSDSNASIKRTDSNASIKRTGTVWTAIAHIITGVIGSGVLSLAWSVAQLGWIAGPLSMVVFAIVTIISSNILCDCYRYPHPEDGHIRNKSYAEAVGSYLGKKCMWVIGIFLHESYFGFGIAYTITSAVSMRAILISNCYHKEGHDAPCEYGDSLFILLFGAVQLVFSQIPNFHNMEGLSIMAAVMSFAYTFIGLGLGIAKVIGNGQIKGDIHGVTASSAIQKLWLSSQAFGDIAFSFNYNIILLNIQDTLKGPLEENKTMKKASSSAILITSFFFLTCGCFGYAAFGDEAPGNLLTGFGFYEPYWLVDLANVCIVLHLVGGYQIFSQPLFAVAEAEVGRKYPDSGFVHKEYTVKIPLVPSFKLNLLRLCFRSVYVAATTGLALLFPYFNQVLGVLGALNFWPLVIYFPVEMYLVQNRVRAWTCIWILLQAFKIFCLLCTIFAFIGSVEGLISNKLK encoded by the exons ATGGTTGAGTTTGaagataaagataaattatcaGATGCTCTCCTCAGAGATGTTGAATCTTCATCATCAGATTCCAATGCTTCCATCAAAAGAACAGATTCCAATGCTTCCATCAAAAGAACAG GGACTGTTTGGACGGCAATTGCCCATATTATAACAGGGGTGATTGGCTCAGGAGTGCTGTCATTGGCATGGAGTGTGGCTCAGTTGGGGTGGATTGCAGGCCCTCTCAGTATGGTGGTGTTTGCAATTGTCACTATTATTTCTTCCAATATTCTTTGTGATTGTTATAGATATCCTCATCCTGAGGATGGCCACATCAGAAATAAGTCCTATGCTGAAGCTGTGGGTTCTTATCTAG GGAAGAAGTGTATGTGGGTGATTGGAATATTTCTTCACGAAAgttattttggatttggaattgcaTATACCATAACATCTGCAGTCAGTATGAG GGCTATTCTGATATCAAACTGTTACCACAAGGAGGGGCACGATGCTCCATGTGAATATGGAGACAGTTTGTTTATTCTCTTGTTCGGAGCCGTTCAGCTAGTATTCTCTCAGATACCCAACTTCCATAACATGGAGGGGCTCTCGATAATGGCTGCTGTCATGTCTTTTGCTTACACCTTCATCGGTCTGGGTCTTGGTATTGCGAAAGTAATAG GAAATGGACAGATCAAAGGCGATATTCATGGTGTAACGGCAAGTAGTGCTATTCAAAAACTGTGGCTCTCGTCACAAGCATTTGGAGACATAGCCTTTTCGTTTAACTACAACATAATTCTTTTGAACATTCAG GACACTCTCAAGGGACCTCTTGAAGAAAACAAGACGATGAAGAAGGCGTCATCTTCAGCCATACTTATCAcgtccttcttcttcctcaccTGCGGATGCTTCGGGTATGCTGCTTTTGGAGATGAAGCTCCAGGAAATCTTTTGACAGGCTTCGGATTCTATGAGCCCTACTGGCTCGTTGACCTTGCTAATGTGTGTATTGTTCTTCACCTCGTGGGAGGTTATCAG ATATTCAGCCAGCCATTGTTTGCAGTAGCTGAAGCAGAGGTGGGGAGGAAATACCCGGATAGCGGGTTTGTGCACAAAGAGTACACAGTGAAGATCCCACTGGTGCCTAGTTTCAAGCTGAACCTTCTCCGGCTGTGCTTCAGAAGTGTGTACGTTGCAGCCACGACTGGACTAGCGCTACTCTTCCCCTACTTTAACCAAGTGTTGGGAGTGCTCGGGGCATTGAATTTCTGGCCGTTGGTGATATATTTTCCAGTGGAAATGTACCTGGTACAGAATAGGGTGAGAGCTTGGACATGTATATGGATACTTCTCCAAGCATTCAAGATCTTCTGCTTGCTCTGCACCATTTTCGCGTTTATCGGCTCGGTAGAAGGCCTTAtatccaacaaattaaaatga
- the LOC125213555 gene encoding flowering time control protein FPA isoform X1, which produces MSFREGRGRPHRDYPSRSEDRSYHGRGSNPPSRHLWVGNLPHNLTESDVAHHFLHFGELESIAFQPGRSYAFINYINEEDAYAAFKELQGFGIEGNPLRIEYAKAEKSLVPPRDADYPEREQRDNSHPRGRGSPFSSRDARMRYSSPESLHHRKSKTNDKNAEPSEVLWIGFPAQLKVDEFVLRKAFSRFGDIEKITAFPGRTYAFVRFRDVMAACNAKETLQGKLFGNPRVHICFAKNEMGPSNRERNSNAPPSPHIVKYGRTEYFDYFPSDREYGHKSGDPSIRSPSVSHMDRRDRNIRNNNSWSGRNDIHDRRRFSGQGSELGLSPDIYDHPHSPSRNMRVRIREFSPEGYPHQGPMYDDPWDLPEDVSLLHGTKKPKTITFPTDNELPDFPLSDLEKSKRMPSRNIPQSGLLDNDDNSRHSGYRPIPEHLMNTGQPFMERGDHWNAPYDDFQVAPTPMPPLDRRKLTPDSRGSSSKEVWRWEGMIAKGGTMVCRARCFPVGKPPDMVLPEILDCTARTSLDMLAKHYYQAASASAVFFAPANDPDISYYNEFMSYLGEKQRAAVVKLDERNTLFLIPPSEFSEKVLKVPGKVSISGVVLRIDPSGSSYGSLPPNENRETSFNSFQNDSVYQNQVSPSLPYLPPPPPLTGYEKPGTVALIPGNSSSISDMRSSDAHGHDYDRNSNSSIRDITPQASNPPMSSMGHPYYSVPRQMQEATHSSYTPGNSGLPSGNGKWPIQENPSIPSPSPVAGLPPELAQLASSLLSQQGHSSSGEYKPSGGNLNQPGYLHRMPQNYGLPNDQMSSDFPPSQYNNQVRQLQQQSPNLVASQREAQLTHQQQQQLQNAEQDDPDADPQKRLEATLHLAAALLQQIQQGKGT; this is translated from the exons ATG AGCTTCAGAGAAGGAAGAGGCAGACCACATCGGGATTACCCTTCAAGATCAGAAGATAGATCCTACCATGGGCGGGGGAGTAATCCGCCTTCAAGGCACCTCTGGGTTGGAAATCTTCCTCATAACTTAACTGAAAGTGATGTAGCGCATCACTTTTTACACTTTGGAGAGCTTGAGAGCATTGCATTTCAACCAGGCAGGAGCTAtgcatttattaattatataaatgaagAAGATGCCTATGCTGCCTTTAAAGAGCTTCAAGGTTTTGGTATCGAAGGCAATCCACTTAGAATTGAGTATGCCAAGGCG GAAAAATCATTAGTTCCACCACGTGATGCAGACTACCCTGAGCGGGAACAGAGGGACAATTCACATCCCAGGGGACGAGGGTCTCCCTTCTCCTCGAGGGATGCAAGAATGCGTTACTCTAGTCCTGAGTCATTACATCACAGAAAATCCAAGACCAATGACAAAAATGCAGAACCAAGTGAAGTCTTGTGGATTGGATTTCCTGCCCAACTTAAAGTAGATGAATTTGTTTTGAGAAAGGCCTTTTCACGGTTTGGTGACATTGAGAAGATAACTGCATTTCCAGGCCGCACTTATGCATTTGTTCGATTCAGAGATGTGATGGCGGCCTGCAATGCTAAAGAAACTCTGCAGGGTAAGTTATTTGGAAATCCTCGTGTACATATATGCTTTGCAAAGAACGAGATGGGGCCATCAAACAGAGAGAGGAACTCAAATGCTCCTCCTTCACCACACATTGTAAAATATGGACGGactgaatattttgattacttCCCATCTGATAGGGAGTATGGTCATAAATCTGGGGATCCCAGCATCAGATCTCCTTCTGTGTCACATATGGATCGTCGTGATCGTAACATAAGGAATAATAATTCGTGGTCCGGGAGAAATGATATCCATGATCGGAGAAGATTCAGCGGTCAAGGGTCTGAGCTAGGGTTATCCCCAGATATTTATGATCATCCCCATAGCCCTTCAAGAAACATGAGAGTACGTATTCGTGAATTCTCTCCTGAAGGTTATCCTCATCAAGGTCCTATGTATGATGATCCATGGGATTTACCTGAAGATGTCTCTCTCTTGCATGGGACAAAAAAACCGAAGACCATCACATTTCCTACTGATAACGAGCTACCAGATTTTCCATTATCTGATTTAGAGAAATCAAAACGAATGCCTTCTCGAAATATTCCTCAGTCTGGTCTCCTTGACAATGATGACAATTCCAGACATTCAGGTTATAGACCGATTCCTGAGCATTTGATGAACACTGGCcaaccatttatggaaagggGTGATCATTGGAATGCACCATATGACGATTTTCAGGTTGCTCCTACACCGATGCCTCCCCTTGATCGGAGAAAATTGACTCCTGACTCACGTGGATCTTCCTCAAAAGAAGTGTGGAGGTGGGAGGGAATGATAGCCAAGGGAGGAACAATGGTTTGCCGTGCTCGCTGCTTTCCTGTTGGTAAACCGCCAGACATGGTCCT GCCTGAAATTCTCGATTGTACAGCGAGGACCAGCTTAGACATGCTTGCAAAGCATTACTATCAGGCGGCTAGTGCTTCGGCTGTATTTTTTGCCCCAGCAAACGATCCCGACATTTCATATTACAATGAATTCATGAGCTATCTTGGGGAGAAGCAGCGGGCAGCTGTCGTGAAATTGGATGAACGGAACACCTTATTCCTCATACCTCCTTCAGAGTTCTCTGAAAAAGTTCTGAAAGTACCTGGTAAAGTGAGCATCTCTGGTGTTGTCTTGAGAATAGATCCTTCTGGTTCTAGCTATGGATCCCTCCCTCCAAATGAAAACCGGGAAACTTCATTCAACTCGTTTCAGAATGACTCGGTATACCAGAATCAAGTCTCACCCTCGCTGCCTTACTTGCCGCCTCCACCACCTCTTACTGGATATGAAAAACCTGGAACTGTAGCTCTGATTCCGGGGAATTCATCTTCAATTAGTGATATGCGTTCTAGTGATGCACATGGGCATGATTATGATCGGAACTCGAATTCCAGTATTAGAGATATTACACCACAGGCATCCAATCCTCCAATGAGTTCCATGGGTCATCCCTACTATTCAGTTCCTCGACAAATGCAGGAAGCAACTCACAGTAGCTATACACCTGGTAACTCTGGTCTCCCCAGTGGAAATGGAAAGTGGCCTATTCAGGAAAACCCTTCTATTCCTTCACCATCGCCTGTTGCAGGTCTCCCACCGGAACTGGCTCAGCTGGCGTCGTCTCTTCTCAGCCAACAGGGACACTCGAGCTCCGGAGAGTATAAACCATCAGGAGGAAACCTCAATCAACCTGGATACCTGCACAGAATGCCCCAAAATTACGGATTACCTAATGATCAGATGTCATCTGATTTCCCACCATCACAGTATAATAATCAAGTGCGGCAGTTGCAGCAGCAATCGCCAAACTTAGTTGCATCCCAGCGAGAGGCTCAGTTAACTCACCAGCAGCAGCAACAACTTCAAAATGCGGAGCAAGATGATCCCGATGCTGACCCACAGAAACGTCTGGAAGCAACGCTGCATCTCGCTGCAGCTCTTCTTCAGCAAATCCAGCAGGGAAAAGGTACCTGA
- the LOC125213555 gene encoding flowering time control protein FPA isoform X2 — protein MSFREGRGRPHRDYPSRSEDRSYHGRGSNPPSRHLWVGNLPHNLTESDVAHHFLHFGELESIAFQPGRSYAFINYINEEDAYAAFKELQGFGIEGNPLRIEYAKAEKSLVPPRDADYPEREQRDNSHPRGRGSPFSSRDARMRYSSPESLHHRKSKTNDKNAEPSEVLWIGFPAQLKVDEFVLRKAFSRFGDIEKITAFPGRTYAFVRFRDVMAACNAKETLQGKLFGNPRVHICFAKNEMGPSNRERNSNAPPSPHIVKYGRTEYFDYFPSDREYGHKSGDPSIRSPSVSHMDRRDRNIRNNNSWSGRNDIHDRRRFSGQGSELGLSPDIYDHPHSPSRNMRVRIREFSPEGYPHQGPMYDDPWDLPEDVSLLHGTKKPKTITFPTDNELPDFPLSDLEKSKRMPSRNIPQSGLLDNDDNSRHSGYRPIPEHLMNTGQPFMERGDHWNAPYDDFQVAPTPMPPLDRRKLTPDSRGSSSKEVWRWEGMIAKGGTMVCRARCFPVGKPPDMVLPEILDCTARTSLDMLAKHYYQAASASAVFFAPANDPDISYYNEFMSYLGEKQRAAVVKLDERNTLFLIPPSEFSEKVLKVPGKVSISGVVLRIDPSGSSYGSLPPNENRETSFNSFQNDSVYQNQVSPSLPYLPPPPPLTGYEKPGTVALIPGNSSSISDMRSSDAHGHDYDRNSNSSIRDITPQASNPPMSSMGHPYYSVPRQMQEATHSSYTPGLPPELAQLASSLLSQQGHSSSGEYKPSGGNLNQPGYLHRMPQNYGLPNDQMSSDFPPSQYNNQVRQLQQQSPNLVASQREAQLTHQQQQQLQNAEQDDPDADPQKRLEATLHLAAALLQQIQQGKGT, from the exons ATG AGCTTCAGAGAAGGAAGAGGCAGACCACATCGGGATTACCCTTCAAGATCAGAAGATAGATCCTACCATGGGCGGGGGAGTAATCCGCCTTCAAGGCACCTCTGGGTTGGAAATCTTCCTCATAACTTAACTGAAAGTGATGTAGCGCATCACTTTTTACACTTTGGAGAGCTTGAGAGCATTGCATTTCAACCAGGCAGGAGCTAtgcatttattaattatataaatgaagAAGATGCCTATGCTGCCTTTAAAGAGCTTCAAGGTTTTGGTATCGAAGGCAATCCACTTAGAATTGAGTATGCCAAGGCG GAAAAATCATTAGTTCCACCACGTGATGCAGACTACCCTGAGCGGGAACAGAGGGACAATTCACATCCCAGGGGACGAGGGTCTCCCTTCTCCTCGAGGGATGCAAGAATGCGTTACTCTAGTCCTGAGTCATTACATCACAGAAAATCCAAGACCAATGACAAAAATGCAGAACCAAGTGAAGTCTTGTGGATTGGATTTCCTGCCCAACTTAAAGTAGATGAATTTGTTTTGAGAAAGGCCTTTTCACGGTTTGGTGACATTGAGAAGATAACTGCATTTCCAGGCCGCACTTATGCATTTGTTCGATTCAGAGATGTGATGGCGGCCTGCAATGCTAAAGAAACTCTGCAGGGTAAGTTATTTGGAAATCCTCGTGTACATATATGCTTTGCAAAGAACGAGATGGGGCCATCAAACAGAGAGAGGAACTCAAATGCTCCTCCTTCACCACACATTGTAAAATATGGACGGactgaatattttgattacttCCCATCTGATAGGGAGTATGGTCATAAATCTGGGGATCCCAGCATCAGATCTCCTTCTGTGTCACATATGGATCGTCGTGATCGTAACATAAGGAATAATAATTCGTGGTCCGGGAGAAATGATATCCATGATCGGAGAAGATTCAGCGGTCAAGGGTCTGAGCTAGGGTTATCCCCAGATATTTATGATCATCCCCATAGCCCTTCAAGAAACATGAGAGTACGTATTCGTGAATTCTCTCCTGAAGGTTATCCTCATCAAGGTCCTATGTATGATGATCCATGGGATTTACCTGAAGATGTCTCTCTCTTGCATGGGACAAAAAAACCGAAGACCATCACATTTCCTACTGATAACGAGCTACCAGATTTTCCATTATCTGATTTAGAGAAATCAAAACGAATGCCTTCTCGAAATATTCCTCAGTCTGGTCTCCTTGACAATGATGACAATTCCAGACATTCAGGTTATAGACCGATTCCTGAGCATTTGATGAACACTGGCcaaccatttatggaaagggGTGATCATTGGAATGCACCATATGACGATTTTCAGGTTGCTCCTACACCGATGCCTCCCCTTGATCGGAGAAAATTGACTCCTGACTCACGTGGATCTTCCTCAAAAGAAGTGTGGAGGTGGGAGGGAATGATAGCCAAGGGAGGAACAATGGTTTGCCGTGCTCGCTGCTTTCCTGTTGGTAAACCGCCAGACATGGTCCT GCCTGAAATTCTCGATTGTACAGCGAGGACCAGCTTAGACATGCTTGCAAAGCATTACTATCAGGCGGCTAGTGCTTCGGCTGTATTTTTTGCCCCAGCAAACGATCCCGACATTTCATATTACAATGAATTCATGAGCTATCTTGGGGAGAAGCAGCGGGCAGCTGTCGTGAAATTGGATGAACGGAACACCTTATTCCTCATACCTCCTTCAGAGTTCTCTGAAAAAGTTCTGAAAGTACCTGGTAAAGTGAGCATCTCTGGTGTTGTCTTGAGAATAGATCCTTCTGGTTCTAGCTATGGATCCCTCCCTCCAAATGAAAACCGGGAAACTTCATTCAACTCGTTTCAGAATGACTCGGTATACCAGAATCAAGTCTCACCCTCGCTGCCTTACTTGCCGCCTCCACCACCTCTTACTGGATATGAAAAACCTGGAACTGTAGCTCTGATTCCGGGGAATTCATCTTCAATTAGTGATATGCGTTCTAGTGATGCACATGGGCATGATTATGATCGGAACTCGAATTCCAGTATTAGAGATATTACACCACAGGCATCCAATCCTCCAATGAGTTCCATGGGTCATCCCTACTATTCAGTTCCTCGACAAATGCAGGAAGCAACTCACAGTAGCTATACACCTG GTCTCCCACCGGAACTGGCTCAGCTGGCGTCGTCTCTTCTCAGCCAACAGGGACACTCGAGCTCCGGAGAGTATAAACCATCAGGAGGAAACCTCAATCAACCTGGATACCTGCACAGAATGCCCCAAAATTACGGATTACCTAATGATCAGATGTCATCTGATTTCCCACCATCACAGTATAATAATCAAGTGCGGCAGTTGCAGCAGCAATCGCCAAACTTAGTTGCATCCCAGCGAGAGGCTCAGTTAACTCACCAGCAGCAGCAACAACTTCAAAATGCGGAGCAAGATGATCCCGATGCTGACCCACAGAAACGTCTGGAAGCAACGCTGCATCTCGCTGCAGCTCTTCTTCAGCAAATCCAGCAGGGAAAAGGTACCTGA